In Natronococcus sp. AD-5, the genomic window GTGCACGGGAGACGGCCGTCTACGATCGCGACCGGCTCGAGCCCGGAACGACCGTCTCCGGACCCGCGGTTCTCGAACAGGCTGAGAGCACGACCGTCGTTCCGCCGTCGTGGACGGGCGAGGTGCTCGAAGACGGAACGCTCGTCATGACACAGAATAAGGACCAGAACCAATGAACGCGAATCGGACCACCACCGACGACGGAATCGACCCGGTCACCCTGGAAGTGCTGCGCAACCAGCTCGAGAGCGTCGCCGAGGAGATGGGCCAGACCCTGATCCGCGGGGCCTACTCGCCGAACATCAAGGAGCGCCGCGACTGCTCGACGGCGCTGTTCGACGCCGAGGGGCGGATGATCGCCCAGGCCGAACACATCCCGGTCCACCTCGGGGCGATGCCGGAGGCGGTCGACGCCGTCCGCGAGTACGATCCCGAGCCCGGCGACGTGTTCGTCCTCAACGACCCGTTCGCCGGCGGCACCCACCTGCCGGACGTGACGATGGTGTCGCCGATCGCCCCCGCGGCCGAAGCGACGGGCGACGAGGACCGAGCCGACCGCGAGATCGTCGGCTACGCCGTCTCGCGCGCCCACCACGCCGACGTCGGCGGGATGGCCCCCGGCAGTATGCCGGCCGGCGCCCGCGAGATCTACCAGGAGGGACTCCGGCTGCCGCCGACCCGCCTCGTCGAGGACGGCGAGATCCGCGAGGACGTCCGGGCGCTGCTGCTCGCGAACGTCCGCAATCCGCGCGAGCGCCGCGCCGACCTTCGCGCACAGCTGGCGGCGAACGACCGCGCCGCGGACCGACTCGCCGCGCTGTTCGACGAGCACGGCCGAGACACCGTCCTCGAGGGCTTCGAGGCCGTGATCGGCTACTCGGCCGAGCGAATGCGCGATCAGGTGCGGGACCTGCCCGACGGAACTTACGAGGCGACGGACGTCCTCGAGGGCGACGGCATCACGGACGAAGATGTCGAGATCGCGGTGGCGGTAACCGTCGACGGCGAGGCGGTCGAGGTCGACTTCGCGGGGACGGCCGACCAGCTCGAGGGGAACCTCAACGCGCCCCTCGCGGTCGCGAAGAGCGCCGTCTACTTCGTCGTGCGCTGCGTCACGGACCCCGAGATCCCGCCGAACCACGGCTGTTACGAGCCCGTGAGCGTGCGCGCACCCGACGGCTCCCTCCTGAACCCGAACCCGCCCGCGGCCGTCGTCGGCGGAAACGTCGAGACCAGCCAGCGCGTCACGGACGTCGTCTTCGCCGCCCTCGCGGCCGCCGCGCCCGAGCGCGTCCCCGCCCAGAGCCAGGGGACGATGAACAACCTGACCGTCGGCGCCCGCGACGGTTCGTTCACCTACTACGAGACTATCGGCGGCGGGTTCGGCGCCCGGGCCAACGCCGACGGGATGGACGGCGTCCAGGTCGGGATGACGAACACGCTCAACACGCCCGTCGAGTCGATCGAGACGGAGTACCCGCTCCGCGTCGAGCGCTACGCCCTGCGACCCGACAGCGGCGGCCGCGGCGCGTTCCGGGGCGGCCTCGGCCTCGAGCGCTCCGTCACCGTCGAGAAAGACGCGACCGTCTCGCTGCTGACCGAGCGCCGCCGGCACGCGCCGAGCGGCGTCGCCGGCGGGGAGGCCGGCGCCCGCGGGGAGAACCTGATCGACGGCGAGTCGATGCCCGCGAAGACGACCGTCGACGTCGGTGCCGGAACGACGGTCACGGTCCGGACGCCGGGCGGCGGCGGTCACGGCGACCCCGCCGAGCGCAACCCGGAGGGGCTCGAGGAAGATCGCGCCGACGAGAAGATCACGTCGACGGACGATGACTGAGACGGAGCCCGATCGACGCACACGGCTCGGGCTGGTCGTCCCCTCCTCGAACACCACGGCGGAGCCGGAGCTTCGCCACCACGGCCCCGGAGACGCGACCGTTCACGCGGCGCGGATGGCCCTCGAGTCCGTCACCGTCGACGAACTCGACGAGATGAGTCGCGACGCGGTTCGCGCGGCGGAACTGCTCGGCCACGCCGACGTCGACGCGGTCGCCTACGCCTGCAC contains:
- a CDS encoding hydantoinase B/oxoprolinase family protein, with amino-acid sequence MNANRTTTDDGIDPVTLEVLRNQLESVAEEMGQTLIRGAYSPNIKERRDCSTALFDAEGRMIAQAEHIPVHLGAMPEAVDAVREYDPEPGDVFVLNDPFAGGTHLPDVTMVSPIAPAAEATGDEDRADREIVGYAVSRAHHADVGGMAPGSMPAGAREIYQEGLRLPPTRLVEDGEIREDVRALLLANVRNPRERRADLRAQLAANDRAADRLAALFDEHGRDTVLEGFEAVIGYSAERMRDQVRDLPDGTYEATDVLEGDGITDEDVEIAVAVTVDGEAVEVDFAGTADQLEGNLNAPLAVAKSAVYFVVRCVTDPEIPPNHGCYEPVSVRAPDGSLLNPNPPAAVVGGNVETSQRVTDVVFAALAAAAPERVPAQSQGTMNNLTVGARDGSFTYYETIGGGFGARANADGMDGVQVGMTNTLNTPVESIETEYPLRVERYALRPDSGGRGAFRGGLGLERSVTVEKDATVSLLTERRRHAPSGVAGGEAGARGENLIDGESMPAKTTVDVGAGTTVTVRTPGGGGHGDPAERNPEGLEEDRADEKITSTDDD